A single genomic interval of Eleutherodactylus coqui strain aEleCoq1 chromosome 3, aEleCoq1.hap1, whole genome shotgun sequence harbors:
- the LOC136619996 gene encoding dynein light chain Tctex-type 5-A-like produces MEQANESELKRWFTSKPKQHQKRGESEAFRSLAVTPMLASCQRNQESGMRRKPQVNGKSNYQSKHVVEYNSADPDFDLHPRPSRIFSSEEASRVIKSILDGELRDCAYEATGSWRRAMELAELVKAAVRDLGYERYKLVCYVVLGPVSGGTMCCCSRSVWSPNSDTYAEYLFQNQSLFAQCIVYAGYYE; encoded by the coding sequence ATGGAGCAAGCCAATGAAAGTGAGCTAAAACGGTGGTTTACTTCTAAGCCGAAACAGCACCAAAAAAGGGGTGAAAGTGAAGCCTTCAGATCATTAGCAGTGACACCAATGCTTGCCAGCTGCCAGAGGAACCAAGAGTCCGGGATGAGACGAAAACCTCAGGTTAATGGTAAATCCAATTACCAGTCAAAGCATGTTGTAGAATACAACTCCGCTGATCCAGATTTTGACCTCCACCCTCGGCCTAGTCGAATCTTTTCTTCAGAGGAAGCATCAAGAGTTATAAAGTCCATCTTAGATGGAGAACTGCGAGACTGTGCTTACGAGGCCACGGGGAGCTGGAGGAGAGCCATGGAGCTTGCAGAGTTGGTTAAAGCAGCTGTGAGGGACCTTGGATATGAGAGGTACAAGCTTGTCTGCTATGTAGTGCTGGGTCCAGTATCAGGAGGAACCATGTGCTGCTGTAGCAGAAGTGTGTGGAGTCCAAACTCAGACACGTATGCAGAATATCTGTTCCAGAACCAGTCtctttttgcacagtgcattgtGTATGCTGGATACTATGAGTGA